One part of the Neoarius graeffei isolate fNeoGra1 chromosome 2, fNeoGra1.pri, whole genome shotgun sequence genome encodes these proteins:
- the LOC132868622 gene encoding tripartite motif-containing protein 16-like → ITLNSFHLLHKLVSIFLSTAAAVQIISEPEPQSREEFLKYFCYLTLDPNTAHRLLILSEKNRAVRCSEREQRYSDHPERFDYWWQVLCKESVCGRCYWEVEWSSDGDVFISVSYKDISRTGRRDECWFGGNNQSWRLWCSSSSSLSFCHNSIETDLRVPSPSKIGVYVDHSAGTLSFYSVSDTMKLLHRVHTTFTQTLYAGFGFDLHSTVRLCDPE, encoded by the exons a tcactttaaactctttccatcttttacacaaactcgtttctatttttctctccacagctgcagcagttcagatcatttcagaaccagaaccacagagcagagaagagtttctgaaat atttctgttatctgactctggatcccaacacggcacatcgtctcctcattctgtctgagaagaacagagcggtgagatgcagtgagagagagcagcgttactctgatcatccagagagatttgattactggtggcaggtgttgtgtaaggagagtgtgtgtggacgctgttactgggaggtggagtggagcagtGATGGTGATGTgttcatatcagtctcatataaagacatcagcaggaCAGGACGGCGTGATGAGTGTTGGTTTGGAggcaacaatcagtcctggagactgtggtgttcttcttcttcttctctctctttctgtcacaacagcattgagactgatctcagagttccatctCCCTCcaaaataggagtgtatgtggatcacagtgcaggaactctgtccttctacagcgtctctgacacgatgaagctcctccacagagtccacaccacattcactcagactctatacgctgggtttgggTTCGACTTGCAttctacagtgagattgtgtgatccagaataa